One stretch of Oryzias latipes chromosome 7, ASM223467v1 DNA includes these proteins:
- the LOC101163643 gene encoding macrophage mannose receptor 1-like gives MAWIGLYQDVNSWRWAMSDPNFYENGNANFRNWKDSEPNNYNGLESCTMLSMPDNGKWNDMPCDSLAEPICSDVTGLNVTFVYINNSMKWFDALSFCREYHTDLASVRNMEENQKIMELTPAGKKPWIGLFRDTWKWTDGSNSSFRNWKVGEPNNYQNQNENCAVADFESSGQWDDRNCDEKRAFICYAVPKKRYLLKLKIEENSSLNLEDPVVLEELLKQLKQKLKDQGVTGDPKLRWKKQSNGKIFH, from the exons ATGGCCTGGATAGGACTGTACCAAGATGTGAACAGCTGGAGATGGGCGATGTCAGACCCAAATTTCTATGAAAATGGCAATGCTAACTTCAGAAACTGGAAAGATTCCGAGCCAAACAATTACAATGGCCTTGAATCCTGTACAATGTTGAGCATGCCTGACAATGGTAAATGGAACGATATGCCCTGTGATAGCTTGGCAGAACCAATCTGCTCTGATGTGACAG GACTCAATGTGACGTTTGTTTACATCAACAATTCtatgaagtggtttgatgcccTGAGCTTCTGCAGAGAGTATCACACAGACCTGGCCAGTGTGCGAAACATGGAAGAGAACCAGAAGATCATGGAGCTGACACCTGCAGGAAAAAAGCCCTGGATTGGTCTTTTTAGAGACACTTGGAAATGGACTGATGGAAGTAACTCCTCATTCAGGAACTGGAAGGTTGGTGAACCTAATAATTACCAAAACCAAAACGAGAACTGTGCAGTAGCAGATTTTGAAAGCTCTGGACAGTGGGATGACAGGAACTGTGATGAAAAGAGAGCATTCATTTGCTACGCTG TCCCAAAGAAAAGGTACCTGCTAAAGCTGAAGATAGAGGAAAACTCATCTCTTAATCTAGAAGATCCTGTTGTGCTGGAGGAACTTCTGAAGCAG CTCAAGCAGAAGCTGAAGGATCAAGGAGTGACTGGAGACCCTAAACTGAGATGGAAGAAACAGTCAAATGGAAAGATCTTCCACTAA